The Triticum aestivum cultivar Chinese Spring chromosome 7B, IWGSC CS RefSeq v2.1, whole genome shotgun sequence genome window below encodes:
- the LOC123160682 gene encoding cortical cell-delineating protein-like, protein MAPSKLAVFLALNLVLLAAAQGCGPYCPPVVPTPPILPPPVPSTGGGRCSINTLKLGVCANVLNLLKLKIGVPANEECCPLLGGLADLDAAVCLCTAIRANILGIKLNVPIDLTLLLNQCGKKCPSDFTCPI, encoded by the coding sequence ATGGCGCCCTCCAAGCTCGCCGTCTTCCTCGCCCTGAACCTGGTCCTCCTTGCGGCCGCCCAGGGCTGCGGACCCTACTGCCCACCGGTCGTCCCTACCCCGCCCATCCTCCCACCGCCCGTGCCGTCGACCGGCGGGGGCCGCTGCTCGATCAACACGCTGAAGCTGGGCGTGTGCGCCAACGTGCTGAACCTGCTGAAGCTCAAGATCGGCGTGCCAGCGAACGAGGAGTGCTGCCCGCTTCTGGGCGGGCtcgccgacctcgacgccgccgtgTGCCTCTGCACCGCCATCAGGGCCAACATTCTCGGCATCAAGCTCAATGTGCCCATCGACCTGACCCTCCTCCTCAACCAGTGCGGCAAGAAGTGCCCCTCCGACTTCACCTGCCCCATCTGA